In the Paenibacillus sp. FSL H7-0357 genome, one interval contains:
- a CDS encoding sigma-70 family RNA polymerase sigma factor: MEKQLPCTEKYINEMVRKHSDMVLRLALAYVRNMADAQDICQDVFIRLFQHHPEFADPDHERAWMIRVTINRCKDMLRSPWKRYISALERPELPIPEAEEREVVSAVLKLPVKYRIVIHLYYFENYSTAEIAAMLQYKEGTVRTQLKRARERLKAVMGGMEDE; this comes from the coding sequence TTGGAGAAACAGTTGCCCTGCACTGAGAAATACATAAATGAAATGGTACGGAAACATTCGGACATGGTACTGCGGCTGGCCTTAGCCTATGTCAGGAATATGGCTGATGCGCAGGATATTTGCCAGGATGTTTTTATCAGACTGTTTCAGCATCATCCTGAGTTTGCAGATCCGGATCATGAACGCGCATGGATGATCAGAGTCACCATTAACCGGTGTAAGGACATGCTGCGAAGCCCATGGAAAAGGTACATTTCTGCTCTGGAAAGACCGGAATTGCCCATACCTGAAGCGGAGGAGAGGGAAGTGGTATCGGCAGTGCTGAAGCTTCCCGTCAAATACCGGATAGTCATTCATCTCTATTATTTCGAAAATTACAGCACGGCAGAGATCGCCGCAATGCTGCAGTATAAAGAAGGTACAGTCCGCACACAGCTGAAGCGTGCAAGAGAGCGGCTGAAAGCCGTAATGGGAGGGATGGAGGATGAATAA